The Lynx canadensis isolate LIC74 chromosome D1, mLynCan4.pri.v2, whole genome shotgun sequence genome has a segment encoding these proteins:
- the LOC115525564 gene encoding LOW QUALITY PROTEIN: E3 ubiquitin-protein ligase RNF114-like (The sequence of the model RefSeq protein was modified relative to this genomic sequence to represent the inferred CDS: inserted 1 base in 1 codon), with protein sequence MAAQQQDREGGAQLAGPAAEADPLGRFTCPVCLEVYEKPVQVPCGHVFCSACLQECLKPKKPVCGVCCSALAPGVRAAELEQQIESTETSCHGCRKNFFLSKIWAHVATCSKYQNYIMEGVKATTKDASLQPRNVPNXYTFPCPYCPEKNFDQEGLVEHCKLSHSTDTKSVVCPICASMPWGDPNYRSANFIEHVQRRHQFSYDTFVDYDVDEEDMMNQVLQRSIIDQ encoded by the exons ATGGCGGCGCAACAGCAGGACCGTGAGGGTGGTGCGCAGCTGGCTGGGCCCGCTGCGGAGGCCGACCCCCTGGGCCGCTTCACGTGTCCTGTGTGCTTAGAAGTGTACGAGAAGCCGGTGCAGGTGCCCTGTGGTCACGTCTTTTGCTCTGCATGCCTGCAGGAATGTCTGAAGCCGAAGAAGCCTGTCTGTGGGGTGTGTTGCAGCGCTCTGGCACCTGGCGTCCGAGCCGCGGAGCTCGAGCAGCAGATCGAGAGCACAGAGACTTCTTGCCATGGCTGCCGTAAAAATTTCTTCCTATCCAAGATCTGGGCCCACGTGGCTACCTGTTCCAAATACCAGAATTACATCATGGAAGGTGTGAAGGCCACCACCAAGGATGCCTCCCTTCAACCAAGGAACGTCCCAA GTTACACCTTCCCTTGCCCGTACTGTCCTGAGAAGAACTTTGATCAGGAAGGGCTAGTGGAACACTGCAAGCTGTCCCATAGCACGGACACCAAATCTGTGGTTTGTCCGATATGTGCCTCGATGCCTTGGGGAGACCCCAACTACCGCAGCGCCAACTTCATAGAGCACGTCCAGCGCCGGCACCAGTTTTCTTACGACACTTTTGTGGATTACGATGTTGATGAAGAGGACATGATGAATCAGGTGTTGCAGCGCTCCATCATCGATCAGTGA